The Pelmatolapia mariae isolate MD_Pm_ZW linkage group LG10_11, Pm_UMD_F_2, whole genome shotgun sequence genome includes a region encoding these proteins:
- the nova1 gene encoding RNA-binding protein Nova-1 isoform X1, which yields MMMAGGGGGGAAVDHNGIYTNPNLHSLQQTHMDADNPDSRKRPLETPAEEAGCTKRTNTGEEGEYFLKVLIPSYAAGSIIGKGGQTIVQLQKETGATIKLSKSKDFYPGTTERVCLIQGTVEALNGVHNFIAEKVREMPQSAQKPEPVSILQPQTTVNPDRVKQAKLIVPNSTAGLIIGKGGATVKAVMEQSGAWVQLSQKPEGINLQERVVTISGEPEQNRKAVEIIVQKIQEDPQSSSCLNISYSNVSGPVANSNPTGSPYANTGEVLPNAAAAAATASSLLGQAGLTGMGAFPAAMSSLSGNDLLAITSALNTLASYGYNTNTLGLGLNPAAASGVLAAVAASANPAAAAAANLLASYASDASSSAGHPATGLGGFSLGSLAAATGASNGYLNASSPLMASSLLATEKLADGAKDVVEIAVPENLVGAILGKGGKTLVEYQELTGARIQISKKGEFIPGTRNRKVTITGSPAATQAAQYLISQRITYEQGVRATNPQKVG from the exons ATGATGATGgccggtggtggtggtggcggaGCAGCCGTTGACCACAACGGGATATACACAAATCCAAATCTCCACAGCCTGCAGCAGACCCATATGGACGCCGATAACCCAGACTCCCGCAAACGGCCGCTGGAAACTCCGGCTGAGGAGGCCGGCTGTACCAAACGCACCAACACTGGAG AGGAGGGTGAGTACTTCCTGAAGGTGCTGATCCCCAGCTATGCAGCCGGCTCTATAATTGGCAAGGGTGGCCAGACCATCGTACAACTGCAGAAAGAGACGGGTGCCACCATTAAGCTGTCCAAATCCAAAGACTTCTACCCAG GAACAACAGAACGAGTCTGTCTGATACAGGGTACGGTCGAAGCCCTCAATGGTGTCCACAACTTCATTGCGGAGAAAGTTCGCGAGATGCCCCAGAGCGCCCAGAAACCAGAACCAGTCAGCATACTGCAGCCACAGACCACAGTCAACCCTGACCGAGTCAAACAG GCTAAATTGATTGTGCCCAATAGCACAGCTGGGCTGATCATTGGCAAGGGTGGAGCCACAGTGAAAGCAGTGATGGAGCAGTCAGGGGCTTGGGTGCAGCTCTCACAGAAACCAGAAGGCATCAACCTGCAGGAGCGAGTAGTAACCATCAGCGGGGAGCCCGAACAGAACCGAAAGGCCGTGGAAATCATAGTGCAGAAAATTCAGGAGGACCCTCAGAGCAGCAGCTGCCTCAACATAAGTTACTCCAATGTTTCAGGCCCAGTTGCCAATTCCAACCCCACTGGCTCCCCCTATGCTAATACAGGCGAGGTGCTGCCCAATGCAGCTGCAGCGGCTGCCACTGCCTCTAGCCTTCTGGGTCAGGCCGGATTGACAGGAATGGGCGCCTTCCCTGCCGCCATGTCCAGCTTATCCGGTAATGATCTGCTGGCCATCACCTCAGCTCTCAACACACTGGCCAGCTACGGCTACAACACTAACACCCTCGGCCTGGGCCTCAACCCAGCAGCTGCTTCAGGGGTCCTTGCTGCAGTAGCAGCTAGTGCTAAcccggctgctgctgctgcagctaaCCTTCTGGCCTCCTATGCTAGCGATGCCTCTAGCAGTGCGGGCCACCCTGCTACAGGTCTCGGTGGGTTTTCCTTGGGGTCTCTAGCAGCTGCTACTGGGGCTTCCAACGGTTACCTAAATGCTTCATCCCCACTGATGGCCTCCTCCCTATTGGCAACAGAGAAGCTGGCAGATGGTGCCAAGGACGTGGTTGAGATTGCTGTGCCCGAGAATCTGGTGGGTGCCATCTTAGGGAAAGGAGGGAAAACGCTGGTAGAGTACCAGGAGCTAACAGGAGCCCGCATCCAGATCTCCAAAAAAGGAGAGTTCATTCCTGGTACTCGGAACCGTAAAGTTACCATAACAGGGTCGCCAGCCGCTACGCAAGCAGCACAGTATCTGATCAGCCAGCGGATCACCTACGAGCAGGGCGTGCGGGCTACCAACCCACAAAAAGTGGgctaa
- the nova1 gene encoding RNA-binding protein Nova-1 isoform X2, which yields MEEGEYFLKVLIPSYAAGSIIGKGGQTIVQLQKETGATIKLSKSKDFYPGTTERVCLIQGTVEALNGVHNFIAEKVREMPQSAQKPEPVSILQPQTTVNPDRVKQAKLIVPNSTAGLIIGKGGATVKAVMEQSGAWVQLSQKPEGINLQERVVTISGEPEQNRKAVEIIVQKIQEDPQSSSCLNISYSNVSGPVANSNPTGSPYANTGEVLPNAAAAAATASSLLGQAGLTGMGAFPAAMSSLSGNDLLAITSALNTLASYGYNTNTLGLGLNPAAASGVLAAVAASANPAAAAAANLLASYASDASSSAGHPATGLGGFSLGSLAAATGASNGYLNASSPLMASSLLATEKLADGAKDVVEIAVPENLVGAILGKGGKTLVEYQELTGARIQISKKGEFIPGTRNRKVTITGSPAATQAAQYLISQRITYEQGVRATNPQKVG from the exons ATGG AGGAGGGTGAGTACTTCCTGAAGGTGCTGATCCCCAGCTATGCAGCCGGCTCTATAATTGGCAAGGGTGGCCAGACCATCGTACAACTGCAGAAAGAGACGGGTGCCACCATTAAGCTGTCCAAATCCAAAGACTTCTACCCAG GAACAACAGAACGAGTCTGTCTGATACAGGGTACGGTCGAAGCCCTCAATGGTGTCCACAACTTCATTGCGGAGAAAGTTCGCGAGATGCCCCAGAGCGCCCAGAAACCAGAACCAGTCAGCATACTGCAGCCACAGACCACAGTCAACCCTGACCGAGTCAAACAG GCTAAATTGATTGTGCCCAATAGCACAGCTGGGCTGATCATTGGCAAGGGTGGAGCCACAGTGAAAGCAGTGATGGAGCAGTCAGGGGCTTGGGTGCAGCTCTCACAGAAACCAGAAGGCATCAACCTGCAGGAGCGAGTAGTAACCATCAGCGGGGAGCCCGAACAGAACCGAAAGGCCGTGGAAATCATAGTGCAGAAAATTCAGGAGGACCCTCAGAGCAGCAGCTGCCTCAACATAAGTTACTCCAATGTTTCAGGCCCAGTTGCCAATTCCAACCCCACTGGCTCCCCCTATGCTAATACAGGCGAGGTGCTGCCCAATGCAGCTGCAGCGGCTGCCACTGCCTCTAGCCTTCTGGGTCAGGCCGGATTGACAGGAATGGGCGCCTTCCCTGCCGCCATGTCCAGCTTATCCGGTAATGATCTGCTGGCCATCACCTCAGCTCTCAACACACTGGCCAGCTACGGCTACAACACTAACACCCTCGGCCTGGGCCTCAACCCAGCAGCTGCTTCAGGGGTCCTTGCTGCAGTAGCAGCTAGTGCTAAcccggctgctgctgctgcagctaaCCTTCTGGCCTCCTATGCTAGCGATGCCTCTAGCAGTGCGGGCCACCCTGCTACAGGTCTCGGTGGGTTTTCCTTGGGGTCTCTAGCAGCTGCTACTGGGGCTTCCAACGGTTACCTAAATGCTTCATCCCCACTGATGGCCTCCTCCCTATTGGCAACAGAGAAGCTGGCAGATGGTGCCAAGGACGTGGTTGAGATTGCTGTGCCCGAGAATCTGGTGGGTGCCATCTTAGGGAAAGGAGGGAAAACGCTGGTAGAGTACCAGGAGCTAACAGGAGCCCGCATCCAGATCTCCAAAAAAGGAGAGTTCATTCCTGGTACTCGGAACCGTAAAGTTACCATAACAGGGTCGCCAGCCGCTACGCAAGCAGCACAGTATCTGATCAGCCAGCGGATCACCTACGAGCAGGGCGTGCGGGCTACCAACCCACAAAAAGTGGgctaa